The genomic interval CTCTTCCCGTTGGTGCGTGGCGCGGTGGGGCCCGAGGCATGGCAGGCGCTCGTGGAGGACTACACCCACACCCGGCCCGCGCGGCACCATGAGGTGAATCACCTGGGCGAGGGCTTCCCCTCGTTCATCGCGGACACGCTCCCGTCACGAGGCCTCGCGCCCTTCGTCCCCGCGCTGGCGCGGTTCGAGTGGACGGACTTCGCGGTGTTCGCGTCCCAGGCGGAGACACCGGAGCGAGTGACGTCACTCACGCCGAACCCGACGCTGGTGGTGCTGGAGCACGCGTGGCGAATCTGCGCCTACGTGCGAGCCCGGGGCGTGGGTGGGCCGCCGGAGTCCGGTGACGAGCTGGCGCTGGTGTGGCGGCATCCCGAGGGCCTGGTCTCGTACTACCTGGAGGCCACGCCTCACGCGCTGCTCGTGCTGAAGATGGCGGTGGAAGGGCTGTCCGCGTCGGAGGTGTCGGTGGCCACGGGAATGCCCGAGGCCGACATCCTGGACGCCGTGTCACGCCTGTCCCGGGACGGCCTGGTGCTGGCGCCTCGGGGCGACGCGACTACCTGAGCACCGAGCACACCCGCCCGTAGCGGGAGTCCTGGCAGTGAGACACGTCCGGACACTCCAGGTCCTCGGTGCAGGGCACGGTGCAGCGGCCCTCCACGCACACGCCCTTCGCCAGTCCCAGCTTCTGGCAACGGGTGTCGTCCGCGCACTCGTCGCCCAGGCGCTCCAACGCGCCGCAGCCCACGAAGCGGGAAGGGTCCGGGAGGCAGCGGCCGAGCTGGCAGGTGAAGCCCGCCTCGCAGCGGTTCGCCGCGAAGTCCTGCTCGTCCTCGTTCGCCGCCTCGGTGCACTGCTTCACGCAGACCCGGCTCCCATCGGCGAAGGGGTGGCAGGAGGCGCCGATGTCTTCACAGCTCCCATCGCTTCCACAGGCGCCGCAGCTCGGCCCCACCGCTCCGCAGCGGAAGCCCTTGCACATCATCCCCGCGCCGCACTGCGCGTCCTGCACGCACTCCACGCACTTGCCGCCAGGTGCGCAGACCAGTCCGTCCGCGCAGCCCGTCAGGGCGCAGCGGTTGACGATGCCTGAGTTGGGAATGAGCTCGAGCTTGAGTTCCTTCTTCTC from Myxococcus stipitatus carries:
- a CDS encoding carboxypeptidase-like regulatory domain-containing protein — encoded protein: MRSRFHIATSAVLALCLGACGNLENAPLRVGTIQGQLTEYDPSVAIVALVAAPEVRTTVDAEGRFRLEDVPTGTAELFIVATAEKATRVAVRVSGGKAVDVPRVEPRHAGFFEMRVKATHGERVEGVQVSVQDTPFDRLILDGAGRLRVGPLPDGCYSLTLSGSGFPSLSTEACVGSGEKKELKLELIPNSGIVNRCALTGCADGLVCAPGGKCVECVQDAQCGAGMMCKGFRCGAVGPSCGACGSDGSCEDIGASCHPFADGSRVCVKQCTEAANEDEQDFAANRCEAGFTCQLGRCLPDPSRFVGCGALERLGDECADDTRCQKLGLAKGVCVEGRCTVPCTEDLECPDVSHCQDSRYGRVCSVLR
- a CDS encoding DNA-binding domain-containing protein, with the protein product MKPVLKHFFDSMGAYLASPGSVSLQRLYGEHPGWAAPSSRVSLYGDFVRGHVRGALEKLFPLVRGAVGPEAWQALVEDYTHTRPARHHEVNHLGEGFPSFIADTLPSRGLAPFVPALARFEWTDFAVFASQAETPERVTSLTPNPTLVVLEHAWRICAYVRARGVGGPPESGDELALVWRHPEGLVSYYLEATPHALLVLKMAVEGLSASEVSVATGMPEADILDAVSRLSRDGLVLAPRGDATT